A window of the Penaeus vannamei isolate JL-2024 chromosome 19, ASM4276789v1, whole genome shotgun sequence genome harbors these coding sequences:
- the LOC138864915 gene encoding uncharacterized protein — MGPPGVNELDSPKIEAKATRAYGSSTPRAQFLGGKKTLRPKQDSEQDHEQGTEQDAEQDKALYKTLSKTPNKTMNKALNKTMKKTMNKTMHKALNKTMNKALKKTMNKTMHKALNKTMNKILSKTLNKTLDKTMNETVNKALDKTMNKALKKTLSKTLNKTMNKALNKAMNKTMNKTLSKTINKALNKTMNKALNKTMNKTLN; from the exons ATGGGGCCCCCTGGGGTAAATGAGCTTGATAGCCCTAAAAtagag GCCAAAGCTACAAGGGCGTATGGCTCGAGCACACCCCGGGCGCAATTCCTCGGTGGCAAGAAGACCCTCAGACCCAAACAAGACTCTGAACAAGACCATGAACAAGGCACTGAACAAGACGCTGAACAAGACAAGGCACTGTACAAGACACTGAGCAAGACGCCGAACAAGACAATGAACAAGGCACTGAATAAGACCATGAAGAAGACAATGAACAAGACAATGCACAAGGCACTGAATAAGACAATGAACAAGGCACTGAAGAAGACAATGAACAAGACAATGCACAAGGCACTGAACAAAACAATGAACAAGATACTAAGCAAGACGTTAAACAAGACACTGGACAAGACGATGAACGAGACAGTGAACAAGGCACTAGACAAGACAATGAACAAGGCACTGAAGAAGACATTGAGCAAGACACTAAACAAGACAATGAACAAGGCACTGAACAAGGCAATGAACAAGACCATGAACAAGACACTGAGCAAGACAATAAACAAGGCACTGAATAAGACAATGAACAAGGCACTGAACAAGACAATGAACAAAACACTGAACTAG